One window of the Triticum dicoccoides isolate Atlit2015 ecotype Zavitan chromosome 3B, WEW_v2.0, whole genome shotgun sequence genome contains the following:
- the LOC119275492 gene encoding nodulin-related protein 1-like: MEDEKNSSGDLMSSSKLVAEAAKTAYEKKSVEGIDKEKVAAASADILDSAAKYGKLEDKPVGQYLEKAEGYLKQYSSGGTEKEKTDAPAAADAPKPDAPKEPAPARAPAAEEEKASGGFGLDDVMKGAASLSGKKSGEDEKESGGGGGFMKMAQGFMK; the protein is encoded by the coding sequence ATGGAGGATGAGAAGAACTCGTCCGGGGACCTGATGTCCAGCAGCAAGCTGGTCGCGGAGGCCGCCAAGACGGCCTACGAGAAGAAGAGCGTCGAGGGCATCGACAAGGAAAAGGtagccgccgcctccgccgacaTCCTGGACTCCGCCGCCAAGTACGGCAAGCTGGAGGACAAGCCGGTGGGGCAgtacctcgagaaggctgaagggtACCTGAAACAGTACAGCTCCGGCGGCACCGAGAAGGAGAAAACTGACGCACCTGCCGCCGCTGACGCGCCGAAGCCGGATGCACCCAAGGAGCCAGCGCCTGCGCGTGCACCCGCCGCGGAGGAAGAGAAAGCGTCCGGTGGGTTCGGTCTCGACGACGTCATGAAGGGGGCTGCGTCGCTGTCCGGGAAGAAGAGTGGCGAGGATGAGaaggagagcggcggcggcggcgggttcaTGAAGATGGCTCAGGGGTTCATGAAATAG